In a single window of the Ancylobacter polymorphus genome:
- the glpD gene encoding glycerol-3-phosphate dehydrogenase has translation MNARTRDEIYDLAIIGGGVNGCGIARDAAGRGVSVVLLEQGDFAGATSSASTKLIHGGLRYLEHYEFRLVHEALAEREVLWAIAPHIIWPLRFVLPHHAGLRPAWLLRLGLFLYDHLGGRKLLPATRSLDLARDPAGRPLREGYRRAFEYSDCWVEDSRLVVLNALDAAERGADIRRSTRVVSASREPEFWRIEFEEGGAHRVVNARALVNAAGPWVHDVLAHVLRANSPANVRLVQGSHIVVPRLYDHDRAYIFQNADGRIIFAIPYEQDFTLIGTTDRDFGSTPSRPVASQEEIAYLCAAASEYFSRPVTPGDVVWTYSGVRPLYDDGASKAQEATRDYVLELDDQDGRVPVLSVFGGKITTYRRLAEHAIEKLTPYLPGASKTSWTGTAPLPGGDFGVHDQPRIVAQLLRAHPWLDERLARRLVVAYGTRAMRILDGARSAGDLGRVFGADLTEAEVRYLMREEWARTAEDVLWRRSKLGLRFSAEETAALDAFMAECVAPAAASASLRGIAQ, from the coding sequence TTGAACGCTCGCACTCGGGACGAGATTTACGACCTTGCGATCATTGGCGGGGGCGTGAATGGCTGCGGCATCGCCCGCGATGCTGCCGGGCGCGGCGTCTCCGTCGTCCTGCTGGAACAGGGCGATTTCGCCGGCGCGACCTCTTCCGCCTCCACCAAGCTGATCCATGGTGGGCTGCGCTATCTCGAACATTACGAGTTCCGGCTGGTGCACGAGGCGCTGGCCGAACGCGAAGTGCTGTGGGCGATTGCCCCGCACATCATCTGGCCGCTGCGCTTCGTGCTTCCGCACCACGCCGGCCTGCGCCCCGCCTGGCTGCTCCGGCTTGGGCTGTTCCTCTACGACCATCTCGGCGGGCGCAAGCTTCTGCCGGCCACGCGCTCGCTCGATCTGGCGCGCGACCCTGCCGGCCGGCCGCTGCGCGAGGGCTATCGCCGCGCCTTCGAATATTCCGACTGCTGGGTGGAGGACAGCCGGCTAGTGGTGCTGAACGCACTCGACGCGGCCGAGCGCGGCGCCGACATACGCCGGAGCACCCGCGTCGTCTCCGCCAGCCGCGAGCCGGAATTCTGGCGTATCGAGTTCGAGGAAGGCGGCGCACACCGGGTGGTCAATGCGCGCGCGCTGGTCAATGCCGCCGGCCCCTGGGTGCATGACGTGCTGGCGCATGTGCTGCGTGCCAATTCGCCCGCCAATGTCCGGCTCGTGCAGGGCAGCCACATCGTCGTGCCCCGGCTCTACGACCATGACCGGGCCTACATTTTCCAGAATGCGGACGGTCGTATCATCTTCGCCATTCCCTATGAGCAGGACTTCACCCTCATCGGCACCACCGACCGCGACTTCGGCAGCACGCCGAGCCGGCCCGTCGCCAGCCAAGAGGAGATCGCCTATCTCTGCGCCGCTGCGAGCGAGTATTTCAGTCGCCCGGTGACGCCTGGCGACGTGGTCTGGACCTATTCCGGCGTCCGGCCGCTCTATGACGATGGCGCGTCCAAGGCACAGGAAGCCACGCGCGATTATGTGCTGGAACTGGACGACCAGGACGGGCGGGTGCCGGTTCTGTCCGTCTTCGGCGGGAAGATCACCACCTATCGCCGCCTCGCCGAGCACGCCATCGAAAAGCTGACCCCCTATCTGCCGGGCGCCTCCAAGACCTCCTGGACCGGCACGGCGCCGCTGCCGGGCGGGGATTTCGGCGTGCATGACCAACCGCGCATCGTCGCCCAGCTGCTGCGTGCACATCCCTGGCTCGATGAACGCCTCGCCCGCCGCCTGGTCGTCGCCTATGGTACGCGCGCCATGCGGATCCTCGACGGCGCCCGGTCGGCTGGCGATCTCGGGCGCGTGTTCGGCGCCGACCTGACCGAGGCGGAGGTCCGCTACCTGATGCGGGAGGAGTGGGCACGTACCGCCGAGGATGTGCTATGGCGGCGCTCCAAGCTCGGCCTGCGCTTCTCCGCTGAGGAGACGGCCGCGCTTGATGCCTTCATGGCCGAATGCGTGGCCCCGGCCGCAGCATCGGCCTCGCTGCGGGGGATTGCGCAATGA